Proteins from a single region of Geoalkalibacter sp.:
- a CDS encoding TIGR04282 family arsenosugar biosynthesis glycosyltransferase has translation MNNPAGPEFHGDRVLGIFAKEPVPGRVKTRLCPPLLAEEAAALYARSLEETVGRLRAGAWRTVLFHTGARGYFEGVFPDLPLRAQQGADLGARLAAALQGLLGAGARAVVLIGSDSPDLPLDLVQAAFDALAEQEAVLAPAADGGYVLIGESRHHPRLFADIPWSTPRVLCETRRRAQELGIALGELAPWEDLDDLGALRRLVRRSAQSLTARYAQSHLARYL, from the coding sequence GTGAACAACCCCGCAGGGCCGGAATTCCATGGGGATAGAGTCCTGGGGATATTCGCCAAGGAACCCGTCCCCGGACGGGTCAAGACGCGACTCTGTCCGCCGCTGCTTGCCGAGGAGGCGGCCGCCCTCTATGCGCGCAGCCTTGAGGAAACCGTCGGGCGGCTGCGCGCCGGAGCCTGGCGCACGGTTCTCTTCCATACCGGGGCGCGCGGCTATTTTGAAGGCGTCTTTCCCGATTTGCCCTTGCGCGCGCAACAGGGCGCGGATCTCGGCGCGCGCCTGGCGGCCGCCCTCCAGGGCCTGCTTGGCGCCGGCGCTCGCGCCGTGGTGCTGATCGGCAGCGACAGTCCCGATCTGCCCTTGGACCTGGTGCAGGCGGCGTTTGACGCCCTGGCGGAGCAGGAGGCTGTGCTCGCGCCCGCCGCCGACGGCGGCTATGTGCTGATCGGCGAAAGCCGCCACCACCCGCGGCTGTTCGCCGACATCCCCTGGAGCACGCCGCGGGTTTTGTGCGAAACCCGCCGGCGCGCGCAAGAGTTAGGAATCGCCCTGGGCGAGCTCGCCCCCTGGGAGGATCTCGATGATCTCGGCGCTTTGCGCCGATTGGTGCGCCGCTCTGCGCAAAGTCTCACCGCGCGCTATGCGCAAAGCCATCTTGCCCGCTATCTCTGA
- a CDS encoding SDR family NAD(P)-dependent oxidoreductase → MARTVLITGASAGFGAACARAFAARGDRLILAARRAGRLQALVDELAGQVPIHSLVLDVRDRAAVERALTSLPAPFAEVDVLVNNAGLALGLEPAYRTDLDDWETMVDTNIKGLMYCTRLLLPGMVARRRGHVINIGSTAGDWPYPGGNVYGGSKAFVAQFTRNLRADLLGTGVRASCVAPGMAETEFSLVRFKGAAERADQVYADTHPLSAEDLAQIILWVADQPPHVNINSLEVMSVDQAWGHLAVHREKKG, encoded by the coding sequence ATGGCCAGAACCGTTTTGATCACCGGCGCCTCGGCGGGCTTTGGCGCCGCCTGCGCCCGCGCCTTCGCCGCGCGGGGCGACCGTCTGATTCTTGCCGCGCGCCGCGCCGGGCGGCTTCAAGCGCTGGTCGATGAGCTGGCGGGCCAGGTTCCGATCCACAGCCTGGTCCTCGACGTGCGCGACCGCGCCGCCGTGGAACGGGCTCTCACGAGCCTGCCCGCGCCCTTTGCCGAGGTCGACGTCCTGGTCAACAACGCCGGTCTCGCCCTGGGCCTTGAGCCTGCCTACCGCACCGATCTCGATGACTGGGAGACCATGGTCGACACCAACATCAAGGGCCTGATGTACTGCACGCGCCTGCTGCTGCCGGGCATGGTGGCGCGGCGGCGCGGGCACGTCATCAACATCGGCTCCACCGCCGGCGACTGGCCCTATCCCGGAGGCAACGTCTACGGCGGCAGCAAGGCCTTCGTCGCCCAGTTCACCCGCAACCTGCGCGCCGATCTGCTCGGCACCGGGGTGCGCGCCAGTTGCGTGGCGCCGGGGATGGCCGAAACCGAATTCTCCCTGGTGCGCTTCAAGGGCGCCGCCGAGCGTGCCGATCAGGTCTATGCCGATACGCATCCCCTGAGCGCCGAGGATCTGGCGCAGATCATCCTCTGGGTGGCGGATCAGCCGCCCCACGTCAACATCAACAGCCTGGAAGTGATGTCCGTGGATCAGGCCTGGGGACATCTGGCGGTGCATCGCGAGAAGAAAGGCTGA
- the queC gene encoding 7-cyano-7-deazaguanine synthase QueC: MKKAVILYSGGLDSTTCLAWARSEGFAPFALSFAYGQRHAVELDKARAYAPRIGAAEHLIVEVDMRRIGGSALTGELEVPKEGVEEGAIPVTYVPARNTVFLSFALGWAEVLGAFDIYIGVNALDYSGYPDCRPEYIAAFEQLANLATRAAVEGQGRYRIHTPLIHLSKAQIIERGLALGVDYALTHSCYDPTPAGLACGRCDSCRLRLKGFAEAGVIDPLPYA, from the coding sequence ATGAAAAAAGCGGTAATTCTCTACAGCGGCGGTCTTGATTCCACCACCTGCCTGGCCTGGGCGCGCAGCGAAGGCTTTGCCCCCTTTGCGCTGTCTTTTGCCTACGGCCAGCGCCACGCCGTGGAACTCGACAAGGCGCGCGCCTACGCGCCGCGCATCGGCGCCGCAGAGCATCTCATCGTCGAGGTGGACATGCGCCGCATCGGCGGCAGCGCCCTGACCGGTGAATTGGAGGTGCCCAAGGAGGGGGTGGAGGAGGGCGCGATCCCCGTCACCTACGTGCCGGCGCGCAACACGGTCTTTCTCTCCTTCGCCCTGGGCTGGGCCGAAGTGCTGGGCGCCTTCGACATCTACATCGGCGTCAATGCGCTTGATTATTCGGGCTATCCCGACTGTCGCCCCGAGTACATCGCCGCCTTCGAGCAGCTGGCCAACCTCGCCACCCGCGCGGCGGTGGAAGGGCAGGGGCGCTACCGCATCCACACCCCCCTCATCCATCTCAGCAAGGCGCAGATCATCGAGCGCGGCCTGGCCCTGGGCGTCGACTACGCCCTGACCCATTCCTGCTACGATCCCACGCCCGCGGGCCTGGCCTGCGGGCGCTGCGACTCCTGCCGTCTGCGCCTCAAGGGTTTTGCCGAGGCGGGCGTCATTGATCCGCTGCCCTACGCCTGA
- the folE2 gene encoding GTP cyclohydrolase FolE2 → MRDVQKTPDTRNIPIDKVGVKNIRYPIVVLDKSKARQHTVARVNMYVDLPHHFKGTHMSRFIEVLNLYHGEISIESLDSILREMKQRLEASRAHLELDFPYFIEKAAPVSGARSLMEYQCRMIGILGEEQDFILGVSVPVTSLCPCSREISARGAHNQRSLLSVQIRYRGHVWIEDLVSWLEGCASAPVYALLKREDEKAVTEQAYDNPMFVEDIVRAVTEKLAGVPEITWFQVECENFESIHNHSAYALVESSSL, encoded by the coding sequence ATGCGCGACGTGCAGAAAACTCCTGATACCCGCAACATCCCCATCGACAAGGTGGGAGTGAAGAACATCCGCTACCCCATCGTGGTTTTGGATAAGAGCAAGGCGCGCCAGCATACGGTGGCGCGGGTCAATATGTACGTCGACCTGCCCCATCACTTCAAGGGCACCCACATGAGCCGCTTCATCGAGGTGCTCAACCTCTATCACGGCGAGATCAGCATCGAGAGCCTCGACTCCATCCTGCGCGAGATGAAGCAGCGCCTGGAAGCAAGCCGCGCCCACCTGGAACTGGATTTTCCCTATTTCATCGAAAAGGCGGCGCCCGTCTCCGGGGCGCGCAGCCTCATGGAATACCAGTGCCGCATGATCGGCATTCTCGGCGAGGAGCAGGATTTCATCCTCGGGGTGAGCGTGCCGGTGACCTCCCTGTGTCCCTGCTCGCGCGAGATCAGCGCGCGCGGCGCGCACAACCAGCGCAGCCTGCTCAGCGTGCAGATCCGCTATCGCGGCCATGTGTGGATCGAGGATCTGGTCAGCTGGCTCGAAGGCTGCGCCAGCGCCCCGGTTTATGCCTTGCTCAAGCGCGAGGACGAAAAGGCGGTGACCGAGCAGGCCTACGACAACCCCATGTTCGTCGAGGACATCGTGCGCGCCGTCACCGAGAAGCTCGCTGGCGTGCCCGAGATCACCTGGTTTCAGGTGGAATGCGAGAACTTTGAATCGATCCACAACCACTCGGCTTACGCCCTGGTGGAAAGCAGCTCGCTTTAG